A DNA window from Streptococcus mutans contains the following coding sequences:
- a CDS encoding ATP-binding protein: protein MGIKNVIRKVAGKGADTVAKLSALSPDQLEQVQAKREEFLSDFPNMTGAETEELTNRLLAANAVEIYNAYLPQIEDLYIPVEKETEYGEDFRSSNNIRYINITKWVIDKKENSLEKLVNVYEVLSNDACNISLVFHRKVIKTDVYLAITNIDNDDNNVDIESYRRRLESAIQGNFPGSSWKEEIGRGKLPCFNNNAHYSVATASNVPTEKSEKFVSQTIEKLLDGIIPATAQQEYILVLLATPIQDIAERKLILSQIYSDLAPYASWQTNYTYTEADARGSAATVGINVGASAGTQTGTNSSVTVENNVGVDTPVGLKFGINENVSNSTTLDINISRARTIGKSLSKAFSKSMTKGTSLAKTASKAVSKSTALATGASKALNFGMNFGANFARTSNVTATIGKNEGITQSFTNHNIKHALELLEEQMKRLEKSTALGMWDFAAYILSEDQTVANNVAYSYLALTQGEESHMSQTVVNLWRGDVQEEQAKANEIFGYLKDLRHPMFALNPELLENDESFSVYPAVVTATTALSGKELAYSLNFPQKSIAGLPVFECAEFGRNINSYEETERDFVKLGKIFHMNHTEQLDAKISLNSLASHTFISGSTGTGKSNTVYEILDEVRKHGVKFLVVEPVKGEYKHIFGNDENVSVYGTNPELSDLLRINPFAFPKGIHVLEHLDRLIEIFNVCWPMYAAMPAVLKNAVERAYEDSGWDLLKSINSYGDLYPTFADVTRNIKEIIDSSEYDNENKGAYKGSLLTRLESLTNGINGMIFTNQAITDKELFDENVIIDLSRVGSTETKSLIMGMLVLKLQEYRMTHTDSLNNLLKHVTVLEEAHNILKRTSNEQSMEDSNLVGKSVEMIANGIAEMRTYGEGFIIADQASGLMDMAVIRNTNTKIIMRLPDFSDRELVGKSANLNDDQITELAKLPKGVAALYQNEWIEPILCKIDQFNGLENCFEYHNQVTNPESHFSRDIVVEYLSSKRVDEQILKEINFKRFLSQLGIDSLTVRRILDWGREPFSMHSYSQIVSQLYPELLDLLRKQSLKDTDVATMTDTLQNEINNRVSDLLSEQAKRDLLQATMTYYYLYELKNNSAFQDWTNNGGF, encoded by the coding sequence ATGGGGATTAAGAATGTTATCAGAAAAGTAGCCGGAAAAGGGGCTGATACTGTTGCAAAACTGTCGGCTCTTAGTCCAGATCAGTTAGAACAAGTACAAGCTAAACGTGAAGAGTTTTTATCAGATTTTCCCAATATGACAGGAGCTGAGACAGAAGAATTAACCAATCGTTTGTTAGCTGCTAATGCGGTAGAAATTTACAATGCCTATCTCCCGCAAATTGAAGATCTTTATATTCCAGTAGAGAAAGAAACTGAGTATGGTGAAGATTTTAGATCATCTAATAATATTCGCTACATTAATATCACCAAATGGGTAATTGACAAAAAAGAAAATAGTCTTGAAAAATTGGTTAATGTTTATGAAGTATTATCCAATGATGCTTGTAACATCTCTTTAGTTTTCCATCGCAAAGTTATTAAAACAGATGTTTATCTAGCCATTACTAATATTGACAATGATGATAATAATGTTGATATTGAAAGTTATCGAAGAAGACTTGAATCTGCTATTCAAGGAAATTTTCCAGGTTCTTCTTGGAAAGAAGAAATTGGACGAGGAAAGCTACCTTGCTTTAATAATAATGCACATTATTCTGTGGCAACTGCTTCTAATGTTCCAACTGAAAAATCTGAAAAATTCGTTAGTCAGACCATCGAGAAGTTGTTAGATGGTATCATTCCAGCAACAGCTCAGCAAGAATATATTTTAGTACTTTTAGCCACACCGATTCAGGATATTGCTGAAAGAAAATTGATCTTATCGCAGATTTATTCTGATTTAGCTCCTTATGCTTCTTGGCAGACTAATTATACCTATACAGAAGCTGATGCGCGTGGTTCAGCAGCAACAGTTGGCATTAATGTCGGTGCCAGTGCCGGAACACAGACTGGGACAAATTCATCTGTTACTGTGGAAAACAATGTCGGTGTCGATACTCCTGTAGGTTTAAAATTTGGTATAAATGAAAATGTTAGCAACAGTACTACTCTAGATATTAATATAAGTAGAGCAAGAACAATTGGGAAATCACTTTCTAAAGCATTTTCAAAATCAATGACAAAAGGAACTTCGTTAGCTAAAACTGCAAGTAAAGCCGTATCAAAATCAACTGCTTTAGCTACAGGTGCTTCAAAGGCTCTTAATTTTGGTATGAACTTTGGTGCTAATTTTGCTAGGACTTCCAATGTGACTGCAACTATTGGCAAAAATGAAGGGATTACCCAATCCTTTACCAATCATAATATTAAACATGCGCTGGAATTGTTAGAAGAACAGATGAAGCGCTTAGAAAAAAGTACCGCTCTTGGTATGTGGGACTTCGCGGCCTATATTCTTAGTGAAGATCAAACTGTTGCCAACAATGTAGCCTATTCTTATCTTGCTTTAACACAAGGGGAAGAATCCCATATGTCTCAGACTGTTGTTAATTTATGGCGTGGAGATGTTCAAGAAGAACAAGCTAAGGCTAATGAAATTTTTGGCTACTTAAAAGATTTGCGGCATCCTATGTTTGCACTCAATCCAGAGCTTTTAGAAAATGATGAATCTTTCAGTGTCTATCCGGCCGTTGTGACTGCAACAACCGCTTTGTCTGGAAAGGAGCTGGCTTATTCACTCAATTTTCCACAAAAATCAATTGCTGGACTTCCGGTTTTTGAGTGTGCAGAGTTTGGTCGTAATATTAATTCTTATGAAGAGACAGAAAGGGACTTTGTTAAATTAGGAAAAATTTTTCATATGAACCATACTGAGCAACTAGATGCTAAAATCAGTCTGAATTCTTTGGCTTCTCATACTTTTATCTCTGGGAGTACTGGAACAGGTAAAAGTAATACGGTATACGAGATTTTGGATGAAGTCCGCAAACATGGTGTAAAATTCCTTGTCGTTGAACCAGTAAAAGGTGAGTATAAACATATCTTTGGAAATGATGAGAACGTTTCTGTATATGGAACCAATCCAGAACTCAGCGATCTGTTGCGCATTAATCCATTTGCTTTTCCAAAAGGAATTCATGTTTTGGAACATTTGGACAGACTTATTGAAATTTTCAATGTATGTTGGCCAATGTACGCTGCTATGCCAGCAGTTCTCAAAAATGCTGTTGAAAGGGCTTATGAGGATAGTGGCTGGGATTTATTAAAATCGATAAATTCTTACGGCGATCTTTATCCGACTTTTGCAGATGTCACACGAAATATCAAGGAAATCATTGATTCCAGTGAATATGATAATGAAAATAAAGGCGCTTATAAAGGGTCGTTGCTTACACGTTTAGAGTCATTAACAAATGGGATTAACGGTATGATTTTTACCAATCAAGCTATTACTGACAAAGAATTGTTTGATGAAAATGTGATTATCGATTTAAGTCGTGTTGGTTCAACGGAAACGAAGTCACTCATTATGGGAATGCTAGTTCTAAAGTTGCAAGAATATCGCATGACTCATACAGATAGTTTGAACAATCTTTTGAAACACGTGACCGTTCTTGAAGAAGCTCATAATATTTTAAAACGCACTTCCAATGAACAATCCATGGAAGACAGCAATCTTGTTGGTAAGAGTGTTGAGATGATTGCTAACGGAATTGCTGAAATGCGGACTTATGGTGAAGGATTTATCATTGCCGATCAAGCTTCTGGTTTAATGGATATGGCTGTTATTCGAAATACCAATACTAAAATTATTATGCGTTTGCCAGATTTTTCTGACAGAGAACTAGTTGGGAAATCGGCTAATCTCAATGATGATCAAATTACGGAACTAGCTAAACTTCCCAAGGGTGTTGCAGCACTTTATCAAAATGAATGGATTGAACCAATCTTGTGTAAAATCGATCAGTTCAATGGTTTAGAAAACTGTTTTGAATATCACAATCAAGTTACTAATCCAGAAAGTCATTTTTCCAGAGATATTGTGGTTGAATATCTAAGTAGCAAAAGGGTAGACGAACAGATTTTAAAGGAAATTAATTTTAAACGCTTCCTTTCTCAATTGGGAATAGACAGTTTGACTGTCCGCAGAATTTTAGACTGGGGTCGAGAACCTTTTAGCATGCATAGCTATTCTCAAATTGTGAGTCAACTTTATCCGGAATTGCTTGATTTGCTGCGAAAACAATCACTGAAAGATACAGATGTAGCAACCATGACAGATACTTTACAAAATGAAATTAATAATAGAGTATCTGATTTGCTATCAGAACAAGCAAAACGGGATCTTCTTCAGGCGACAATGACTTATTACTATCTTTATGAGCTTAAAAATAATTCTGCTTTTCAAGATTGGACGAATAATGGGGGATTTTAA
- a CDS encoding macro domain-containing protein, with the protein MLEQGHDEPTGQTKITSAFNLPAKYILHTVDPIIIGQVSQKAKDLLVSCYQSCLDLVIKNR; encoded by the coding sequence ATGTTAGAACAAGGGCATGATGAGCCAACTGGGCAAACAAAAATCACATCTGCTTTTAACCTTCCAGCCAAGTATATTTTGCATACGGTTGATCCTATTATTATAGGACAGGTTAGTCAGAAAGCCAAGGACTTGTTGGTTTCCTGCTATCAATCTTGTTTAGATTTGGTCATTAAAAACAGATGA
- a CDS encoding carboxymuconolactone decarboxylase family protein: MTIKQTAGRDRLGDFAPEFAHFNDDVLFGENWNNQDIDLKMRCIITVVALMSSGVTDSSLIYHLQNAKNNGVSKKEIAAIITHAAFYVGWPKAWEVFNLAKDVWEEKSNKSH, from the coding sequence ATGACTATTAAACAAACCGCTGGGCGTGATAGACTTGGTGATTTCGCTCCAGAATTTGCTCATTTCAATGATGATGTGCTTTTTGGTGAAAACTGGAATAATCAGGATATTGATCTCAAAATGCGCTGCATTATTACTGTAGTAGCTCTCATGTCATCAGGTGTTACAGATTCTTCTTTAATTTATCATTTGCAAAATGCCAAAAACAATGGTGTAAGCAAGAAAGAAATTGCTGCTATCATTACACATGCCGCTTTCTATGTCGGCTGGCCAAAAGCTTGGGAAGTTTTCAACTTAGCCAAAGACGTATGGGAGGAAAAATCAAACAAAAGCCACTAG
- a CDS encoding aldo/keto reductase: protein MEYITLNTGVKMPMEGFGVFQVTDPEICKESVLNAIKTGYRLFDTAAVYGNEKALGEAIHEAIEQGLVTRNELFITSKLWVQDMNYEAAKKGIERSLEKLGLDYLDLYLLHQAMRDYFGAYRALEEAYQAGKLRAIGVSNFYPNILTNFCETVSVIPAVNQIELHPFFTQEEALEIARYYGVVPEAWAPLGGGRYDAFNNAILQEVASAHQKTVGQIMLRWNVQRGVVVIPKSIHKERIEENFAIWDFSLTDDEMTKIASLDMGYGDTRTKHFDPNFVRSVLNVKIHD from the coding sequence ATGGAATATATAACCTTAAATACAGGTGTGAAAATGCCCATGGAAGGATTCGGTGTTTTTCAGGTGACTGATCCAGAAATTTGTAAGGAATCTGTGCTTAATGCTATCAAAACAGGTTACCGTCTCTTTGATACAGCGGCTGTCTATGGTAATGAAAAAGCATTGGGAGAAGCAATCCATGAAGCCATTGAGCAAGGTTTGGTGACGCGAAATGAGCTTTTTATCACCTCAAAACTTTGGGTACAGGATATGAATTATGAGGCTGCTAAGAAGGGTATTGAGCGTTCTTTAGAAAAACTTGGTTTGGATTATCTTGACTTGTATCTCTTGCATCAAGCCATGCGCGATTATTTTGGTGCTTATCGTGCTCTGGAAGAAGCCTATCAGGCAGGCAAGCTCAGAGCTATTGGCGTCAGCAATTTTTATCCTAATATTTTGACGAATTTCTGTGAAACGGTGTCGGTTATTCCAGCAGTCAATCAAATTGAATTGCATCCATTCTTTACTCAAGAAGAAGCTTTGGAGATTGCTCGTTATTATGGTGTTGTGCCAGAAGCATGGGCGCCTTTAGGCGGTGGACGTTATGACGCTTTTAATAATGCTATTTTGCAGGAAGTTGCTAGCGCTCATCAAAAAACTGTTGGACAGATCATGTTGCGCTGGAATGTTCAACGCGGTGTCGTTGTTATTCCAAAATCAATCCACAAAGAGCGTATTGAAGAGAATTTCGCTATTTGGGATTTCAGCCTAACAGACGATGAGATGACCAAAATAGCTTCGCTGGATATGGGTTATGGAGATACGCGGACAAAACATTTCGATCCCAATTTTGTCAGAAGTGTTCTCAATGTTAAAATTCATGATTAA
- a CDS encoding aldo/keto reductase, giving the protein METVVLSNGVKMPILGFGVFQVPDLEECERVVTEAIKVGYRLLDTAQVYGNEEAVGNAVRKSGLAREEFFITTKVWISNAGYEKAKASLDESLRKLQTDYVDLVLIHQPFGDYYGTWRALEAYYKSGKIKAIGVSNFYPDRLVDLASFNEIVPMVNQVETHVFNQQIEAKKVSEEYGVQLESWGPFAEGKNNFFINPTLTAIGEKYGKSAAQVGLRYLIQRGVVVIPKTVHQERMVQNFDVFDFNLSDDDMADILKLDQGESLFINHYDPETVKFLANYK; this is encoded by the coding sequence ATGGAAACTGTAGTCTTATCAAATGGTGTGAAAATGCCTATCTTAGGTTTTGGTGTTTTTCAAGTGCCTGATCTGGAAGAATGTGAGCGTGTAGTGACTGAAGCTATTAAGGTGGGCTATCGTCTCCTTGATACAGCACAAGTCTATGGCAATGAGGAGGCCGTTGGAAATGCAGTGCGCAAATCAGGTCTGGCTCGGGAAGAATTCTTCATTACAACCAAGGTCTGGATTTCTAATGCGGGCTATGAAAAAGCTAAAGCTTCTCTAGATGAATCGCTGCGCAAATTGCAGACAGACTATGTCGACTTGGTGCTTATTCATCAACCTTTTGGCGATTACTATGGTACTTGGCGTGCTCTGGAAGCATACTATAAATCCGGCAAAATCAAAGCCATCGGTGTCAGTAATTTTTACCCAGATCGTTTAGTAGATTTGGCAAGCTTTAATGAGATTGTACCTATGGTCAACCAAGTCGAAACCCATGTTTTTAATCAACAGATTGAAGCTAAAAAGGTTAGTGAGGAATACGGTGTTCAGCTGGAATCTTGGGGACCTTTTGCAGAAGGTAAAAATAATTTCTTTATTAATCCAACTTTAACAGCTATTGGTGAAAAGTATGGGAAATCTGCTGCTCAGGTTGGTCTGCGCTATCTTATCCAGCGTGGCGTTGTTGTCATTCCAAAGACGGTCCATCAAGAGCGTATGGTACAAAATTTTGATGTCTTTGACTTCAATTTGTCCGACGATGATATGGCAGACATTTTGAAATTGGACCAAGGTGAAAGTCTCTTTATCAACCATTACGATCCTGAAACTGTTAAGTTCCTGGCAAATTATAAATAG
- the nmlR gene encoding stress response transcriptional regulator NmlR, which yields MNIKKVSEITDISADTIRYYERIGLLPRITRTNSGVRDFTEREIGILEFVRCFRKAGMSVEALIEYISLLEEGEGTERERLRLLTEQRDEMDDRIYELNQARERLNYKIENYENIIQKHEQKLFTESEEN from the coding sequence ATGAATATTAAAAAAGTAAGTGAAATAACTGACATATCAGCGGATACTATTCGTTATTATGAGCGTATTGGTCTTTTGCCGCGAATTACAAGAACAAATTCCGGCGTTCGTGATTTCACAGAGCGTGAGATTGGTATTTTGGAATTTGTCCGCTGTTTTCGTAAGGCTGGCATGAGTGTTGAAGCCTTGATTGAATACATTTCTCTCTTAGAAGAAGGAGAAGGTACAGAAAGAGAACGGCTGCGTTTACTAACGGAACAGCGTGATGAAATGGATGATCGTATTTACGAACTTAATCAAGCGCGTGAACGTCTCAATTACAAAATTGAAAATTATGAAAATATTATTCAAAAGCATGAACAGAAATTGTTCACAGAAAGTGAGGAAAACTAA
- the gapN gene encoding NADP-dependent glyceraldehyde-3-phosphate dehydrogenase yields the protein MTKQYKNYVNGEWKLSENEIKIYEPASGAELGSVPAMSTEEVDYVYASAKKAQPAWRSLSYIERAAYLHKVADILMRDKEKIGAVLSKEVAKGYKSAVSEVVRTAEIINYAAEEGLRMEGEVLEGGSFEAASKKKIAVVRREPVGLVLAISPFNYPVNLAGSKIAPALIAGNVIAFKPPTQGSISGLLLAEAFAEAGLPAGVFNTITGRGSEIGDYIVEHQAVNFINFTGSTGIGERIGKMAGMRPIMLELGGKDSAIVLEDADLELTAKNIIAGAFGYSGQRCTAVKRVLVMESVADELVEKIREKVLALTIGNPEDDADITPLIDTKSADYVEGLINDANDKGAAALTEIKREGNLICPILFDKVTTDMRLAWEEPFGPVLPIIRVTSVEEAIEISNKSEYGLQASIFTNDFPRAFGIAEQLEVGTVHINNKTQRGTDNFPFLGAKKSGAGIQGVKYSIEAMTTVKSVVFDIK from the coding sequence TTGACAAAACAATATAAAAATTATGTCAATGGCGAGTGGAAGCTTTCAGAAAATGAAATTAAAATCTACGAACCGGCCAGTGGAGCTGAATTGGGTTCAGTTCCAGCAATGAGTACTGAAGAAGTAGATTATGTTTATGCTTCAGCCAAGAAAGCTCAACCAGCTTGGCGATCACTTTCATACATAGAACGTGCTGCCTACCTTCACAAGGTAGCAGATATTTTGATGCGTGATAAAGAAAAAATAGGTGCTGTTCTTTCCAAAGAGGTTGCTAAAGGTTATAAATCAGCAGTCAGCGAAGTTGTTCGTACTGCAGAAATCATTAATTATGCAGCTGAAGAAGGCCTTCGTATGGAAGGTGAAGTCCTTGAAGGCGGCAGTTTTGAAGCAGCCAGCAAGAAAAAAATTGCCGTTGTTCGTCGTGAACCAGTAGGTCTTGTATTAGCTATTTCACCATTTAACTACCCTGTTAACTTGGCAGGTTCGAAAATTGCACCGGCTCTTATTGCGGGAAATGTTATTGCTTTTAAACCACCGACGCAAGGATCAATCTCAGGGCTCTTACTTGCTGAAGCATTTGCTGAAGCTGGACTTCCTGCAGGTGTCTTTAATACCATTACAGGTCGTGGTTCTGAAATTGGAGACTATATTGTAGAACATCAAGCCGTTAACTTTATCAATTTTACTGGTTCAACAGGAATTGGGGAACGTATTGGCAAAATGGCTGGTATGCGTCCGATTATGCTTGAACTCGGTGGAAAAGATTCAGCCATCGTTCTTGAAGATGCAGACCTTGAATTGACTGCTAAAAATATTATTGCAGGTGCTTTTGGTTATTCAGGTCAACGCTGTACAGCAGTTAAACGTGTTCTTGTGATGGAAAGTGTTGCTGATGAACTGGTCGAAAAAATCCGTGAAAAAGTTCTTGCATTAACAATTGGTAATCCAGAAGACGATGCAGATATTACACCGTTGATTGATACAAAATCAGCTGATTATGTAGAAGGTCTTATTAATGATGCCAATGATAAAGGAGCCGCTGCCCTTACTGAAATCAAACGTGAAGGTAATCTTATCTGTCCAATCCTCTTTGATAAGGTAACGACAGATATGCGTCTTGCTTGGGAAGAACCATTTGGTCCTGTTCTTCCGATCATTCGTGTGACATCTGTAGAAGAAGCCATTGAAATTTCTAACAAATCGGAATATGGACTTCAGGCTTCTATCTTTACAAATGATTTCCCACGCGCTTTTGGTATTGCTGAGCAGCTTGAAGTTGGTACAGTTCATATCAATAATAAGACACAGCGCGGCACGGACAACTTCCCATTCTTAGGGGCTAAAAAATCAGGTGCAGGTATTCAAGGGGTAAAATATTCTATTGAAGCTATGACAACTGTTAAATCCGTCGTATTTGATATCAAATAA
- the ptsP gene encoding phosphoenolpyruvate--protein phosphotransferase: MTEMLKGIAASDGVAVAKAYLLVQPDLTFETVSVTDTQAEEARLDAALEASQNELSLIRQKAVDTLGEEAAAVFDAHLMVLADPEMIGQIKETIRTKEVNAESALKEVTDMFVTLFENMEDNPYMQERAADIRDVAKRVLAHLLGVELPNPATISEESIVIAHDLTPSDTAQLDANYVKAFVTNIGGRTSHSAIMARTLEIAAVLGTNDITERVKNGDIVAVNGITGQVIINPTEDQIAEFKAAGDTYAKQKAEWALLKDAETVTADGKHFELAANIGTPKDVEGVNNNGAEAVGLYRTEFLYMDSQDFPTEDEQYEAYKAVLEGMNGKPVVVRTMDIGGDKELPYFDLPKEMNPFLGFRALRISISETGNQMFRTQLRALLRASVHGQLRIMFPMVALLNEFRKAKGILEEEKANLKAEGVAVSDDIQVGIMIEIPAAAMLADQFAKEVDFFSIGTNDLIQYTMAADRMNEQVSYLYQPYNPSILRLVDHVVKAAHAEGKWAGMCGEMAGDQTAVPLLVGIGLDEFSMSATSVLRTRSLMKKLDTAKMQELAQRALTECATMEEVLELEKEYIDFD, from the coding sequence ATGACAGAAATGCTTAAAGGAATTGCAGCATCTGATGGTGTTGCTGTTGCTAAGGCATATCTACTTGTTCAACCGGACTTAACATTTGAGACTGTTTCAGTCACAGATACACAAGCAGAAGAGGCTCGTTTGGATGCAGCTCTAGAAGCTTCTCAAAACGAGCTTTCTCTTATCCGCCAAAAAGCAGTAGATACCCTTGGTGAAGAAGCCGCAGCTGTATTTGATGCTCATTTGATGGTTCTTGCTGACCCAGAGATGATTGGGCAGATTAAAGAGACAATTCGTACAAAAGAAGTTAATGCAGAAAGTGCTCTCAAAGAAGTGACAGATATGTTTGTTACTTTGTTTGAAAATATGGAAGACAATCCCTATATGCAAGAGCGCGCTGCAGATATTCGTGACGTTGCCAAGCGTGTTTTGGCACACCTTCTGGGTGTTGAATTGCCAAACCCAGCAACGATTAGTGAAGAATCTATTGTAATTGCTCATGACTTAACGCCATCTGATACGGCTCAATTGGATGCTAACTATGTTAAAGCTTTTGTGACGAATATTGGTGGACGCACAAGTCATTCTGCTATTATGGCACGTACACTTGAAATCGCTGCTGTACTTGGTACAAATGATATTACAGAGCGTGTGAAAAATGGTGATATTGTTGCCGTCAATGGAATTACTGGTCAAGTGATTATTAATCCAACTGAAGATCAAATTGCAGAGTTCAAAGCAGCTGGTGATACTTATGCTAAGCAAAAAGCAGAATGGGCTCTCCTTAAGGATGCTGAAACGGTTACTGCTGATGGTAAGCACTTTGAATTGGCAGCCAATATTGGTACACCTAAAGACGTTGAGGGTGTCAATAACAATGGTGCTGAAGCAGTTGGCCTCTATCGTACAGAATTTCTATACATGGATTCGCAAGATTTTCCAACTGAAGATGAACAATATGAAGCTTATAAAGCTGTTCTTGAAGGTATGAATGGCAAGCCGGTTGTTGTCCGCACGATGGATATTGGTGGTGATAAGGAACTTCCTTACTTTGATCTTCCAAAAGAAATGAACCCATTCCTTGGTTTTCGTGCACTTCGTATTTCAATCTCAGAAACAGGCAATCAGATGTTCCGCACACAGTTGCGTGCCCTTTTGCGTGCTTCTGTTCATGGTCAGTTGCGTATCATGTTCCCAATGGTAGCTTTGCTCAATGAGTTCCGTAAAGCTAAAGGTATTCTGGAAGAAGAAAAGGCTAATCTTAAAGCTGAAGGCGTTGCTGTTTCAGATGATATCCAAGTTGGTATCATGATTGAAATTCCTGCAGCTGCAATGTTGGCTGACCAATTTGCTAAGGAAGTTGATTTCTTCTCAATCGGTACAAATGACCTTATTCAATACACCATGGCTGCTGACCGTATGAATGAACAAGTATCATACCTCTACCAACCTTATAATCCATCCATTCTTCGCTTGGTTGATCATGTGGTTAAGGCTGCTCATGCTGAAGGTAAATGGGCTGGTATGTGCGGTGAGATGGCTGGCGATCAGACAGCAGTTCCTCTTCTTGTTGGTATTGGACTTGATGAGTTCTCTATGTCTGCAACATCGGTTCTCCGTACACGCAGTCTTATGAAGAAATTAGATACTGCTAAAATGCAAGAACTTGCTCAGCGTGCTCTGACAGAATGTGCAACGATGGAAGAAGTTCTTGAGTTAGAAAAAGAATATATTGATTTTGACTAA
- a CDS encoding phosphocarrier protein HPr, whose protein sequence is MASKDFHIVAETGIHARPATLLVQTASKFASDITLDYKGKAVNLKSIMGVMSLGVGQGADVTITAEGADADDAIAAINETMTKEGLA, encoded by the coding sequence ATGGCTTCAAAAGATTTTCACATTGTTGCAGAAACAGGAATTCATGCACGCCCAGCTACTTTGCTTGTTCAAACAGCAAGTAAGTTTGCCTCAGATATTACACTTGATTACAAAGGAAAAGCAGTAAACCTTAAGTCAATTATGGGTGTTATGAGCCTTGGTGTTGGTCAAGGTGCTGATGTTACAATCACTGCTGAAGGTGCAGATGCAGATGATGCAATTGCAGCTATTAATGAAACGATGACTAAAGAAGGATTGGCTTAA
- a CDS encoding putative ABC transporter permease, protein MWYSISNLVFLFFIYSFIGWLWETVYCSLKDKQFVYRGFLAGPYCPVYGFAVTTVLFLTKPFQENLPILFFGGLIIATVFEYMAACFLEKVFHMKLWDYSQESGNIKGRIAPRISLFWGIGVVFLVKFIQPSVMQLLAKVNAWWALGIALFMTADFIWTVSDLASFQRAALSLERKMSAEGKDIQAYLREIWGNLEEETDFFYLSLRQFHLQIEKMFREKGIQPFRFHQRRMLRNYHKLKLKDAPFVTAVHKQLASVKNKDFKKR, encoded by the coding sequence ATGTGGTATTCTATATCGAATCTTGTTTTTCTCTTTTTTATCTATTCTTTTATCGGATGGCTTTGGGAAACAGTCTACTGTTCATTAAAAGATAAACAGTTTGTCTATCGTGGATTTTTAGCAGGGCCTTACTGTCCTGTTTATGGTTTTGCGGTAACAACTGTTTTGTTTTTGACGAAACCCTTTCAGGAAAATTTACCAATCTTATTTTTTGGCGGTCTTATTATTGCGACAGTTTTTGAATATATGGCGGCTTGCTTCTTGGAGAAGGTCTTTCATATGAAATTATGGGATTATAGCCAAGAATCAGGAAATATTAAAGGCCGAATTGCTCCTCGCATTTCTTTGTTTTGGGGAATTGGTGTTGTTTTTCTTGTGAAATTCATCCAGCCCTCAGTTATGCAGTTGTTGGCAAAGGTAAATGCTTGGTGGGCTTTGGGTATAGCCTTGTTTATGACAGCTGATTTTATTTGGACAGTGAGTGACTTGGCTAGCTTTCAGCGGGCAGCTTTATCTTTAGAGCGGAAAATGAGTGCGGAAGGTAAGGATATTCAGGCATATTTAAGAGAAATCTGGGGAAATTTGGAAGAAGAAACAGACTTTTTTTATCTGAGTCTCAGACAGTTTCATTTGCAAATTGAAAAGATGTTTCGAGAAAAAGGTATTCAGCCTTTTCGCTTCCATCAACGCCGCATGTTGCGCAATTACCACAAATTAAAACTCAAGGATGCCCCTTTTGTGACAGCTGTTCATAAGCAGCTAGCTTCTGTAAAAAATAAAGATTTCAAAAAAAGGTAG